The proteins below come from a single Candidatus Bathyarchaeota archaeon genomic window:
- a CDS encoding B12-binding domain-containing radical SAM protein, translating to MILLMTTAPPSNAPWYLGRKLPPLGLAFVAGYLEKCGFEVEILDNYMLNKPIEEVKQIIQTKKPQIVGMTCGSATYQRCIETAAAIKEVDPNCKVVVGGWHASYSPESLIEQPVIDYVVMGEGEQAMAELANYINTGKGVPDIAGVVYRKMGQNIKNPAKFIKDIDSIPFPARHLLPMDQYGRRIEFLDVEPVDIMSVTRGCPYSCAYCDIAPLWGKTCRMFSPKRIVDEMEDLSKNFGSKGVYLISDNFTLKQKETLEFCRELKERNLDMQWVCDTRVDLIDPEMLSAMKDAGCKTIWFGLESGSPPILKKINKGITVEQSAKGVQLCHDAGIQVACSFMIGIPGETIKDMETTLKFAKKIDPDWCSFNIFLSYPGSVLHEEVLANHYYDRVEDFIYYVKTKEFDFDQMMKIQRSMHVSFNRSPKRILRKIRREGALHVLKQVLKM from the coding sequence ATGATTTTATTAATGACCACTGCACCGCCATCGAATGCACCATGGTATCTTGGAAGAAAACTGCCCCCCTTAGGATTAGCGTTTGTTGCTGGCTACCTTGAAAAATGCGGTTTTGAAGTTGAAATATTGGACAATTACATGCTTAACAAGCCCATTGAGGAAGTTAAGCAGATTATTCAAACCAAAAAACCCCAAATCGTAGGCATGACTTGTGGCTCAGCAACCTATCAACGTTGCATCGAAACCGCCGCAGCAATTAAGGAGGTTGACCCAAACTGCAAAGTTGTCGTGGGTGGATGGCATGCTTCTTATTCCCCTGAAAGCCTAATTGAGCAACCCGTAATTGATTATGTTGTCATGGGTGAGGGGGAGCAGGCGATGGCTGAGCTTGCTAACTATATCAACACAGGCAAAGGCGTCCCTGACATAGCGGGTGTTGTTTACAGGAAAATGGGTCAAAACATAAAGAACCCCGCTAAATTCATCAAAGACATTGACTCGATTCCTTTTCCCGCACGGCACCTACTGCCAATGGATCAATATGGTAGACGAATTGAGTTTTTGGATGTAGAACCTGTTGACATAATGAGTGTTACACGTGGTTGCCCCTATAGTTGCGCTTACTGTGACATTGCACCCTTGTGGGGTAAGACCTGCCGAATGTTTAGCCCCAAACGAATCGTTGACGAAATGGAAGACTTGTCTAAGAATTTTGGCAGCAAAGGCGTCTACTTAATCAGTGACAACTTCACGCTTAAACAGAAAGAAACCTTGGAGTTTTGCCGTGAACTCAAAGAAAGAAATTTGGATATGCAGTGGGTTTGTGATACCCGCGTGGACTTAATTGACCCAGAGATGCTTTCTGCTATGAAAGATGCAGGATGCAAAACCATATGGTTTGGTTTAGAATCAGGTTCGCCGCCAATTCTTAAAAAAATCAATAAAGGCATAACAGTTGAGCAATCAGCTAAGGGAGTTCAGCTGTGTCACGATGCGGGAATCCAAGTTGCCTGCTCATTCATGATCGGCATCCCCGGCGAAACCATAAAGGACATGGAAACCACGCTCAAGTTTGCAAAGAAGATTGACCCTGACTGGTGTAGCTTTAACATTTTCCTGTCGTACCCGGGCAGCGTGTTGCATGAGGAAGTTTTAGCTAACCACTACTATGACCGTGTAGAGGACTTCATCTATTACGTGAAGACAAAGGAGTTTGATTTTGACCAAATGATGAAGATACAGCGGAGTATGCATGTGAGTTTTAACCGTTCACCTAAACGTATTTTGCGCAAAATACGCCGTGAAGGCGCTTTGCATGTTCTTAAACAAGTTCTCAAGATGTAA
- a CDS encoding ferredoxin family protein, with product MPIDPDFQKNRQVVSEHNGHSVWGPVEPPAKLGIHGTNVAVDWDSCVGDGVCIDVCPVSLYDWADTPGHPLSERKADPTREKDCIQCLACEMQCPSAAIKITVPP from the coding sequence TTGCCTATTGATCCTGATTTTCAAAAAAACCGACAAGTTGTAAGTGAACATAACGGTCACAGCGTTTGGGGACCAGTTGAGCCACCAGCAAAACTTGGTATTCACGGAACCAATGTTGCCGTGGACTGGGATAGTTGTGTAGGTGATGGAGTGTGTATTGATGTTTGTCCTGTGTCGCTTTATGATTGGGCTGACACGCCAGGACATCCACTATCGGAACGTAAAGCTGACCCCACACGCGAAAAAGACTGCATACAGTGCCTTGCCTGCGAAATGCAATGCCCCTCTGCAGCCATAAAAATCACCGTTCCCCCATAG
- a CDS encoding fructose-bisphosphatase class II family protein: protein MTSLRALSPSLTRITTAGAVGAALHIGKGDPDKVDQTALDFSRAVLNQTEIDGEVICCEGPKDNAPAFNNREKVGTGSGPKVEFVIDQVDGTTATSKGKKDAISALACAPSGCLQVLPDDGYYFKVATNGIAKGKINLDMSIEEIVTTISELKNKPLSNFTVIMLERSRHDEVLGRLRKMGVRIILIADGDIAGSIVTCLPESGVDLLVGAGAGAEATIAATAVKCLGGTMLVKVWKDKKDDAGRMDRLKAAGVDVTKTYTEDELAKGNEMIFAASGITKGEMLDGVRFTSKGAIVQSICTRLPSGTLERSETILKFKGHPVYSQFTK, encoded by the coding sequence ATGACCTCTCTTAGAGCCCTATCTCCATCCTTAACCAGAATCACCACAGCAGGCGCAGTCGGAGCAGCACTTCACATCGGAAAAGGTGACCCAGACAAAGTTGACCAAACAGCCCTTGACTTTTCACGTGCAGTCCTAAACCAAACTGAGATTGACGGAGAAGTCATCTGTTGTGAGGGACCCAAAGACAACGCCCCAGCCTTTAACAACCGCGAAAAAGTAGGCACTGGCAGCGGACCTAAAGTTGAATTTGTTATTGACCAAGTTGACGGAACAACTGCTACTTCTAAAGGTAAAAAGGATGCCATCTCTGCATTGGCGTGTGCTCCTTCAGGTTGCCTGCAGGTGTTGCCTGATGATGGTTACTACTTTAAAGTGGCAACCAACGGCATAGCTAAAGGAAAAATCAATCTTGATATGTCCATCGAAGAAATCGTCACAACCATCTCTGAACTCAAAAACAAGCCACTATCCAACTTTACCGTAATAATGTTGGAGCGCTCCCGACACGATGAAGTGCTTGGGCGCCTACGAAAAATGGGTGTAAGAATCATCCTAATCGCTGACGGCGACATCGCTGGTTCTATCGTTACTTGTTTACCTGAATCAGGTGTTGACTTGCTTGTTGGTGCTGGTGCAGGTGCAGAAGCCACAATTGCAGCTACTGCAGTCAAATGCTTGGGCGGTACCATGTTGGTGAAGGTTTGGAAGGACAAAAAAGATGATGCGGGCAGAATGGACAGGCTAAAAGCGGCAGGTGTGGACGTAACCAAAACTTACACTGAAGACGAGTTAGCTAAGGGTAACGAGATGATTTTTGCAGCCTCAGGCATAACTAAAGGCGAAATGCTTGACGGCGTAAGATTCACCTCAAAAGGCGCTATTGTGCAGTCAATCTGTACAAGATTGCCCAGTGGAACCCTGGAGCGCTCAGAAACCATCCTTAAATTCAAAGGTCACCCCGTCTACAGTCAATTTACCAAGTAG
- a CDS encoding DUF2090 domain-containing protein: MSIDWSQKELLILAFDHRGSFLEKMFGIKGRQPTPEEKKMIEDYKKMIFEGFRLATKTNVPPEIAGLLVDEEFGTSVLWEAKKDGLTFAMPVEKSGQEEFDFEYGDKFVEHIEEFEPNFVKVLVRYNPQSDPEMNKRQLEKLKTLSDYLHKSNRAFLFELIVPATKLQLENLEGSKEKYDQNLRPKLMVDSIKEIQDAGVEPAIWKLEGVDKAEAANAVVGQARSGGRNVGVITLGRGESKEKVQEWLKVGAKISGVIGFAVGRTIFWEPLAEFKAGKITCPQAVEKIAKNYGEFTQLWLAECKQ; this comes from the coding sequence ATGTCGATTGACTGGTCCCAAAAAGAATTATTAATTCTAGCTTTTGATCATCGTGGATCTTTTCTTGAAAAAATGTTCGGTATAAAAGGTCGACAACCAACCCCTGAAGAGAAAAAAATGATTGAAGATTACAAAAAAATGATTTTTGAAGGCTTCCGACTTGCCACAAAAACCAATGTACCCCCAGAAATCGCGGGTTTACTGGTGGATGAAGAATTTGGCACCAGCGTTTTGTGGGAAGCCAAAAAAGACGGCTTAACTTTTGCAATGCCCGTTGAAAAGTCAGGTCAAGAGGAATTCGACTTCGAATACGGCGACAAATTTGTTGAGCATATAGAAGAATTTGAACCTAACTTCGTCAAAGTTCTGGTCCGCTACAACCCACAAAGCGACCCCGAAATGAACAAGCGCCAGCTTGAAAAGCTTAAAACTCTTAGCGATTACCTGCACAAATCAAACCGTGCATTCCTCTTTGAACTAATCGTGCCCGCAACCAAACTGCAACTAGAAAACTTGGAAGGTTCCAAAGAAAAATACGACCAAAACCTGCGTCCTAAATTAATGGTTGACAGTATAAAAGAAATCCAAGACGCAGGCGTAGAACCAGCAATCTGGAAACTCGAAGGCGTCGACAAAGCCGAAGCAGCAAACGCCGTAGTTGGCCAAGCAAGAAGCGGCGGCAGAAACGTTGGCGTTATCACGTTGGGACGCGGAGAATCCAAAGAGAAAGTTCAAGAATGGCTTAAAGTAGGCGCAAAAATCTCAGGCGTAATCGGCTTTGCGGTTGGCAGAACCATTTTCTGGGAACCACTAGCCGAGTTTAAAGCAGGCAAAATCACATGTCCACAAGCAGTTGAAAAAATCGCTAAAAACTATGGCGAGTTTACACAACTCTGGCTCGCCGAATGCAAACAGTGA
- a CDS encoding DUF2095 domain-containing protein, translated as MAIEKKSFKKMFPKLYDELEEGENKVSIDAVRKTPEEEAEELQDALEFEQSIPDKFRHFSPSAVDFIRRCDTHEQAEEIIAYLEKKGELSCEDAKKMRCQLKNEGLRSFGCKKEDNYYFKEAGLS; from the coding sequence ATGGCTATTGAAAAAAAATCCTTCAAGAAAATGTTCCCCAAACTATACGATGAGCTTGAAGAAGGCGAAAACAAAGTCTCAATTGATGCCGTACGCAAAACCCCCGAGGAAGAAGCTGAAGAACTCCAAGATGCCCTGGAGTTTGAACAGTCCATACCTGACAAGTTCCGTCATTTCTCACCCTCAGCGGTAGATTTTATCCGCAGATGCGACACTCACGAGCAGGCAGAAGAAATAATCGCTTACCTTGAAAAGAAAGGCGAATTATCCTGTGAGGACGCAAAGAAAATGCGTTGTCAACTAAAAAATGAGGGCTTACGCAGTTTCGGATGCAAAAAAGAAGACAACTACTACTTCAAAGAAGCAGGGCTCAGCTAA
- the prf1 gene encoding peptide chain release factor aRF-1 produces the protein MSTAKKSSLELFRLRKMINALASKEGSHTELITIYVPPDKQISDAVNLLRNEYGTASNIKSNVTRKNVLDAITKAQQKLKLFKDPGERGIVIFTGARPQEGGGPGTERMESFVIVPPEPIRIFLYRCDSRFHTEHLQEMLREKETYGILLVDASGATIATLEGKRLQIVTEMHSGVAGKTRAGGQSARRYERLRDMQLNEYFVRVGHHANEIFLPLENLKGIILGGPGPTKYDFEKGDFLNYQLKKKVIDIVDTAYVEEQGVKEVVDKAPEIMRKVRYIEEKEIMQKFLYEVGHDSGMITYGEAEVRQMLQAGMVRTLIVSENLDMTRVTIKCGACNNEEQHTVKNVDLQTFEQNISGKPCSKCKAPSYTIVDKQDVIDDLAALAEISNADVEVVSTETEEGQMLKSAFGGIAAILRYKMQS, from the coding sequence TTGAGCACCGCAAAAAAATCCTCTCTTGAGCTGTTTCGGCTTCGAAAAATGATCAATGCCTTAGCCAGCAAAGAGGGTAGCCACACAGAACTTATCACCATTTATGTGCCACCTGACAAGCAAATCAGCGACGCCGTTAACCTGCTACGCAACGAGTACGGCACAGCAAGCAACATCAAATCAAACGTGACAAGAAAAAACGTGCTTGACGCCATCACTAAAGCTCAACAAAAACTCAAACTCTTCAAAGACCCCGGCGAAAGGGGAATTGTAATCTTTACTGGTGCACGTCCTCAAGAGGGCGGTGGACCTGGAACTGAGCGCATGGAATCTTTCGTGATTGTTCCGCCTGAACCGATTCGTATTTTTCTGTATCGTTGTGATTCACGTTTTCATACTGAGCACCTGCAGGAGATGCTTAGGGAAAAAGAAACCTATGGTATTTTGCTTGTGGATGCTTCTGGCGCGACTATTGCTACTCTTGAGGGTAAGCGTTTGCAGATTGTTACTGAGATGCATTCGGGTGTTGCAGGTAAAACCCGTGCGGGTGGTCAGTCAGCTAGGCGTTATGAACGGTTGCGGGATATGCAGCTTAATGAGTATTTTGTTCGTGTGGGGCATCATGCTAACGAGATTTTTTTGCCTCTTGAAAACCTAAAAGGCATCATTTTGGGTGGTCCTGGACCAACCAAGTATGATTTTGAGAAGGGCGATTTTCTTAATTATCAGCTTAAAAAGAAAGTAATTGACATCGTTGACACGGCATATGTGGAGGAGCAAGGGGTTAAGGAAGTGGTGGATAAAGCCCCTGAAATAATGCGTAAAGTCCGCTACATCGAGGAGAAAGAAATCATGCAGAAATTCCTCTACGAAGTCGGACACGACAGCGGCATGATAACTTACGGTGAAGCTGAAGTTCGTCAAATGCTCCAAGCGGGCATGGTGCGCACGTTGATTGTTTCTGAAAACCTTGACATGACCCGCGTTACCATAAAATGCGGCGCCTGCAACAATGAAGAACAGCACACCGTAAAAAATGTGGATTTGCAAACTTTTGAGCAAAACATCTCGGGAAAACCCTGTAGCAAATGCAAAGCACCCTCATACACAATCGTGGATAAGCAGGACGTTATTGATGACTTAGCAGCGTTGGCAGAGATTTCTAATGCGGATGTTGAGGTTGTTTCCACGGAGACTGAGGAAGGTCAAATGCTAAAGAGTGCGTTTGGTGGTATCGCGGCGATTTTGCGGTATAAAATGCAGAGTTAA
- a CDS encoding DNA primase, whose protein sequence is MTRYILPSGMRYATLEERKQFYMSEFNLQAIAEWLKTKPGRTWFAVIIGRHTKIYPEKYRQDTSTTIIIDQYSSLEDVQRQILDFLSEAVYYDRNIYDPNDEKIGQELAFDLDPENITCPVHGTLADKMAKNQGLSFCELELDMVRQETICLYEFLEQTFSELTVVYSGRGFHIHVLDQAAYELSMVERQKIAENAKAAGFHIDAWVTSGEMRLIRLPFSLNGLVSRIVLPLQKDELEKFDPITDKRCVPKFLI, encoded by the coding sequence TTGACTCGGTATATCTTGCCTAGTGGAATGCGGTACGCGACACTTGAGGAACGAAAACAATTTTACATGAGCGAGTTTAACCTGCAAGCCATCGCAGAATGGCTCAAGACTAAACCAGGCAGGACATGGTTTGCAGTCATAATTGGCAGGCACACCAAAATTTACCCCGAAAAATATCGCCAAGATACATCAACCACAATCATAATTGACCAATACAGCAGTTTAGAAGATGTACAGAGGCAGATTTTGGATTTTTTGTCTGAAGCTGTTTACTATGATCGAAACATCTACGACCCAAATGACGAAAAAATTGGTCAGGAACTCGCCTTTGACTTGGACCCCGAAAACATCACCTGCCCAGTGCACGGCACATTAGCGGATAAGATGGCGAAAAATCAAGGGTTGAGTTTTTGCGAGTTGGAACTGGATATGGTTAGACAGGAAACAATTTGCCTCTATGAGTTTTTGGAGCAAACGTTCTCTGAGCTCACGGTGGTTTACTCGGGCAGGGGCTTTCACATTCACGTTCTTGACCAAGCCGCCTACGAATTATCCATGGTGGAGCGGCAGAAAATTGCTGAAAACGCCAAAGCCGCAGGGTTCCACATTGACGCTTGGGTGACCTCTGGAGAGATGCGCCTGATACGTTTGCCCTTTAGCCTAAACGGGTTAGTTTCAAGAATTGTGCTACCTCTTCAAAAAGATGAACTGGAAAAATTTGACCCTATCACGGATAAGCGGTGCGTGCCAAAATTTCTGATTTAG
- a CDS encoding glycosyltransferase family 4 protein, with amino-acid sequence MKIAVFVYEYPPKIVGGLGTYAAEITRKFVLNDHDVTVFTMNDDEGTLPTREIWRGIEIHRPFHIDVSDSLPDVIADDIKKWGRGLHLFGKLMVYNYLSAAKMINELMKKEGIKYDVVVAHDWLSVMGGVTVKRETGLPLVFHVHSTEKGRTLGGGSGVVSNIELRGANMADMIVTVSYAMKDELIQLGFPKEKIEVSYNGVDPQKYDPSTVTKEQIKRIRNLYGIKDDEHMILFLGRLVAVKGVDKLIMAMPHILTKIPKAKLVIVGVGELQEYLMNLTRTIRLEQYVKFRFDFISEEERIHHYAACDLAVFPSHYEPFGIVALEAMSMEKAVVVGAAGVSGMREIVICCGEEQCGYHIDPNNPSDIAWGVISALESPERRELFGKNGRKRVLAEFTWNRIAEKTIQLYEKVAKR; translated from the coding sequence GTGAAGATAGCTGTTTTTGTTTATGAATATCCACCTAAAATCGTGGGTGGTCTAGGAACCTACGCGGCAGAAATAACACGAAAATTCGTCCTAAATGACCATGATGTTACAGTTTTCACAATGAACGACGATGAAGGCACATTGCCCACCCGAGAAATCTGGCGAGGCATCGAAATCCACCGCCCTTTCCACATTGACGTTTCCGATTCGCTGCCTGACGTTATTGCTGATGACATCAAAAAATGGGGCAGAGGTTTGCATTTGTTTGGTAAACTGATGGTTTACAATTATCTTTCGGCAGCAAAAATGATTAACGAGCTCATGAAAAAGGAAGGTATCAAGTATGATGTGGTTGTTGCGCATGATTGGCTCTCCGTTATGGGTGGCGTGACTGTTAAACGTGAAACAGGGTTGCCGCTGGTTTTTCATGTGCATTCCACCGAGAAGGGCAGAACTCTTGGCGGCGGCTCAGGCGTAGTTAGCAACATTGAACTGCGTGGGGCTAATATGGCGGATATGATAGTTACTGTTTCTTATGCTATGAAAGATGAACTAATCCAGCTTGGTTTTCCTAAAGAGAAAATTGAGGTCAGCTATAACGGGGTGGACCCACAAAAATATGACCCCTCCACAGTTACCAAAGAGCAAATTAAACGAATCCGCAACTTGTATGGCATCAAAGATGATGAGCATATGATTTTGTTCCTTGGCCGATTAGTCGCGGTTAAGGGAGTGGATAAGCTGATTATGGCTATGCCACATATTCTAACAAAGATTCCCAAAGCCAAACTCGTGATTGTCGGTGTTGGGGAACTTCAAGAATACCTGATGAACCTAACCCGAACCATACGACTGGAACAATACGTTAAATTCAGATTTGACTTCATTTCCGAAGAAGAACGCATACACCACTACGCAGCCTGCGACTTAGCAGTTTTCCCCAGCCACTACGAACCATTCGGAATCGTTGCGTTGGAAGCCATGAGCATGGAAAAAGCTGTCGTAGTCGGTGCGGCTGGCGTTAGCGGCATGCGTGAAATCGTAATTTGCTGTGGCGAAGAACAATGCGGCTACCATATTGACCCAAACAACCCCTCTGACATTGCGTGGGGTGTAATTAGCGCGCTTGAAAGCCCTGAGCGGCGTGAATTGTTTGGTAAAAACGGCAGGAAACGAGTGCTTGCAGAGTTCACGTGGAATCGTATCGCTGAAAAAACCATTCAGCTATATGAGAAAGTAGCTAAACGTTAG
- a CDS encoding nucleotidyltransferase domain-containing protein, translating into MKPETNLACTVAKEAATLLYFGAEKEYKQAKLKAARTLGTKFLPSNLEVALELDKIAQENEGQTRQTQLLEMRRDALAIMRVLQDFSPVLIGSVWRGTARCGSDIDIAVYTDKPETVLSKLKAANVKIQKTQWTAVNKHGETLQSLHIYAHNRYSLEIVARSAGEAGQKRRCEVFGDQIKGLTLKELARLLESDPFARFVPE; encoded by the coding sequence TTGAAGCCTGAAACCAACTTAGCATGTACTGTAGCTAAGGAAGCTGCTACTCTTCTTTATTTTGGTGCTGAAAAAGAGTACAAGCAAGCCAAACTAAAAGCCGCTAGGACCCTTGGCACAAAATTTTTGCCTTCCAACCTTGAAGTAGCCCTTGAGCTAGACAAGATAGCGCAGGAAAACGAGGGGCAAACGCGGCAGACTCAGCTTTTAGAGATGCGCAGGGATGCCTTGGCGATTATGCGTGTTTTGCAAGATTTCTCTCCTGTGCTGATTGGAAGTGTTTGGCGTGGAACCGCAAGATGCGGAAGCGACATCGACATCGCCGTGTACACTGATAAGCCCGAAACTGTTTTATCTAAATTGAAAGCTGCAAACGTGAAAATCCAAAAAACCCAATGGACAGCCGTAAACAAGCACGGCGAAACCCTCCAATCATTGCACATTTACGCTCACAACCGTTACAGCCTTGAAATTGTTGCTCGAAGCGCAGGTGAGGCTGGGCAAAAGCGTCGTTGCGAGGTTTTCGGTGACCAAATCAAGGGGTTAACGTTAAAAGAGCTTGCGCGACTTTTGGAAAGTGACCCATTTGCACGTTTTGTTCCCGAGTAG
- the fhcD gene encoding formylmethanofuran--tetrahydromethanopterin N-formyltransferase, translating into MFYVKTPSGSIVQVADTFAEMFPLWVGRVLITAKNEKWAQIAGSITTGFATSVIEATAEAAIERAIPADQTPDKRPGVYIQIYNRDRFELKNQLMQRIGQCTLTCPTTAAFNGLVGKRTLNVGSSLRYFGDGFQKKAMYGGRKCWKIPVMEGNFYVEDGFGAMEAVAGGNFMIFAKDAESGLQAAEAAADAIRANAPDVIMQFPGGICRSGSKAGSLKYKLKASTNQTYCPTLRTIVPDTVVPEGVNCVYEIVMNGLTLDAVKKAMAEGVTAAVSVPGVVKISAGNYGGKLGPFKAYLREAIGVPMPKPEAPAKAKA; encoded by the coding sequence ATGTTTTATGTAAAAACCCCAAGTGGCAGCATTGTTCAAGTCGCAGACACTTTTGCAGAAATGTTCCCGCTATGGGTAGGGAGAGTTTTAATCACAGCCAAAAACGAGAAATGGGCGCAAATCGCTGGAAGCATAACCACCGGGTTTGCCACAAGCGTTATTGAAGCAACCGCAGAAGCAGCAATAGAACGCGCTATCCCAGCAGACCAAACACCAGACAAACGCCCAGGCGTGTATATTCAAATTTATAACCGTGACCGCTTTGAACTCAAAAACCAACTCATGCAACGCATTGGGCAGTGCACTTTAACCTGTCCAACAACTGCAGCGTTTAACGGGTTAGTCGGCAAACGTACTCTAAACGTTGGCAGTAGCCTTCGCTATTTTGGTGACGGCTTCCAAAAGAAAGCCATGTACGGTGGCAGGAAATGCTGGAAAATCCCAGTTATGGAAGGCAACTTCTATGTGGAAGATGGGTTTGGCGCGATGGAAGCAGTTGCAGGCGGCAACTTTATGATTTTCGCAAAAGACGCCGAGTCAGGTCTTCAAGCAGCCGAAGCCGCGGCAGATGCAATCCGTGCAAACGCTCCAGACGTGATCATGCAGTTCCCAGGTGGAATATGCCGTTCTGGAAGTAAAGCTGGTTCACTAAAATACAAACTTAAAGCTTCAACTAACCAAACTTACTGTCCAACACTGCGAACCATAGTGCCAGACACAGTGGTTCCAGAAGGCGTAAACTGTGTTTACGAAATCGTTATGAACGGCTTAACATTGGATGCAGTAAAGAAAGCCATGGCAGAAGGCGTCACCGCAGCAGTTTCTGTTCCAGGCGTCGTAAAGATTTCCGCTGGCAACTACGGCGGTAAACTTGGTCCTTTCAAGGCTTACCTGCGTGAAGCCATCGGGGTTCCAATGCCAAAACCTGAAGCCCCAGCAAAGGCTAAAGCGTAG
- a CDS encoding coproporphyrinogen III oxidase family protein, whose product MSEGQKIMETKTEQNKKDAFEARETWPPYTYRDYPDIKPETYQSYMKFLDTENTSNRLMELQPWVSFCDSRCAFCYFPTTATNKASVDEYLIALKKELGMYAKTKYVKTSVFDEIVLGGGTPSILSAEQIIDILDYCKANFTTSKEYFIKVTGSSKTLAPHKIEKLAEYGVYQLDMGAQSFDNQVRKFLCLPDPAEHVEEAIKTARKLGMCVCIDLMYNLPGQTVESWVETLQKAIDLDVEIDTYHLEIHPGTALDKSIKAGKAPPQGDAKHGEKLYLAAYDLLTKAGYKAVGHDRFTRVEWHVRENCLNGWPWGGILTTGAGCFMGYLQRFSYSNIEDINQYIEAVKTGKFPISRLSKSNDEDMMRREMSRLYLRLPVSKAEFMEKFGKRPEDVFPEQIKNLVAKGLIEVNDEEVKITRLGDIWKGNIAWEFSNLDKSKSKL is encoded by the coding sequence ATGTCCGAAGGCCAAAAAATTATGGAAACAAAAACCGAGCAAAACAAAAAAGACGCCTTTGAAGCCAGAGAAACCTGGCCACCATACACCTACAGGGATTACCCTGACATAAAACCAGAAACCTATCAATCTTACATGAAGTTCCTTGACACTGAAAATACTTCTAACAGGCTAATGGAGCTTCAGCCATGGGTATCCTTTTGTGATTCAAGATGCGCATTCTGCTATTTCCCAACCACAGCCACAAACAAGGCAAGCGTGGACGAGTACCTTATTGCTCTCAAAAAAGAGCTAGGCATGTATGCTAAAACAAAATACGTAAAAACAAGCGTTTTTGACGAGATAGTTTTAGGTGGTGGAACCCCAAGCATCCTGTCAGCTGAGCAAATAATTGACATACTAGATTATTGTAAGGCAAACTTTACCACTAGTAAAGAATACTTCATTAAAGTAACCGGTTCATCTAAAACTTTGGCTCCACACAAAATTGAGAAACTCGCAGAATACGGAGTTTACCAACTAGACATGGGTGCCCAATCTTTTGACAACCAAGTCCGCAAGTTCCTTTGCCTACCCGACCCAGCAGAACACGTAGAAGAAGCCATCAAAACCGCGCGGAAACTGGGCATGTGTGTTTGTATCGACCTGATGTATAACCTGCCAGGACAAACAGTTGAAAGCTGGGTGGAAACCTTACAGAAAGCAATCGACTTAGACGTAGAAATTGACACATACCATTTGGAAATTCATCCTGGAACAGCATTAGACAAATCAATTAAAGCAGGAAAGGCACCACCACAAGGAGACGCCAAACACGGCGAAAAACTGTATCTGGCAGCATACGACCTGCTAACAAAAGCAGGCTACAAAGCTGTTGGACACGACCGATTCACAAGAGTTGAATGGCACGTACGAGAAAACTGCCTCAACGGTTGGCCATGGGGTGGCATATTAACCACTGGCGCAGGATGCTTCATGGGCTATCTGCAACGTTTCAGCTACTCTAACATTGAAGACATTAACCAATACATAGAAGCTGTAAAAACAGGTAAGTTCCCAATCAGCAGACTCTCAAAATCAAACGATGAAGACATGATGCGCAGAGAAATGAGTCGCCTCTACTTACGGTTACCAGTAAGCAAAGCCGAGTTCATGGAGAAATTCGGCAAACGACCAGAAGATGTCTTCCCAGAGCAAATCAAAAACCTTGTTGCAAAGGGCTTAATTGAAGTTAACGATGAAGAAGTTAAAATCACAAGGCTCGGTGACATCTGGAAAGGCAACATTGCTTGGGAATTCTCAAATCTTGACAAGAGCAAAAGCAAGCTCTAA